The Microcoleus sp. FACHB-831 sequence TAGATTTTGCTCTAATTATTTATACGTTTTGGAGTCACTACGATTTACAAACCTCGACCTTCCAGCTAGTTGAGAGCTATCCTTGGGTTCCTCAGCTGGGGCTAAATTGGTCTTTAGCAGTCGATGGTCTGTCAATGCCTTTAATAGTCTTGACAGGTTTAGTAACAACATTAGCTACATTCTCAGCTTGGAACGTCACCCGCAAGCCGCGATTGTTTTACTTCCTGATGCTGGTAATGTACAGCGCCCAGATTGGCGTATTTGCCGCACAGGATTTACTGTTGTTCTTCATAATGTGGGAACTGGAGTTAGTTCCCGTCTACCTGCTCATCTCCATCTGGGGAGGGCAAAAACGGCTGTATGCAGCTACTAAATTTATCCTTTACACAGCAGCAGCATCTGTATTCATTCTGGTGGCGGGATTAGCGCTAGCCTTCTATGGCGACACCGTTACCTTTGATATGGCAACCCTTGCACAGAAGCATTACCCACTAGCCTTAGAACTGCTGGCTTATGCGGGATTCTTAATTGCCTTCGGTGTAAAGTTGCCGATCTTCCCCCTGCACACTTGGTTACCAGATGCTCACGGCGAAGCTTCAGCCCCCGTATCTATGATTTTGGCTGGCGTGTTGCTGAAAATGGGCGGCTATGCGCTCATCCGCATGAACATCGAAATGCTGCCAAACGCACATCTTTACTTTGCCCCAGTTTTAGCGATTCTCGGCGTAGTAAACATTATCTACGGTGCTTTGACAGCTTTTGCCCAGCAGAACATGAAACGGCGGCTGGCATACTCTTCGATTTCCCACATGGGCTTCGTACTGCTGGGGATTGCCGCTTATACAGAGTTGGGAATGAATGGTGCTGTACTCCAGATGGTTTCTCACGGATTGATTGCAGCGGCGCTGTTCTTCCTATCGGGAGTAACTTACGATCGCACCCATACCCTAGTGATGGAAGAAATGGGCGGAATGGCAAAATCCATGCCCAAGACTTTTGCCTTATTCACCGCTGGTTCGATGGCTTCGCTAGCGTTACCGGGTATGAGCGGTTTTGTGGGTGAATTGACTATATTCTTAGGCTTCTCAACCAGCGATGCTTACAGTTCCACGTTCAAATTTGTGGTTGTGCTGCTAGCAGCGGTGGGATTGATTCTGACGCCTGTTTATTTACTAGATATGTTGCGTCAGGTATTTTACGGGCAAGAGAATTTACAGTGGACGATTGAGCCTTGGAGAGATGCCAAGCCTCGTGAAGTCTTCATCACGCTTTGTTTGTTGATTCCCATCATTGGAATTGGTTTTTATCCCAAAGTAGCGACGCAAACTTATGATGTGAAGACGGTAGAAGTCGCAGCCCATCTGCGTAATTCTCTACCCCTAGTTGCACAAAAACAATCGCTTCTTTACTCTCGTAATTTGGTAGCGCCAAAGCTACCAAATTCTAACCCTCAAGGGTTAGTTAGCATGGTTGAACAAACAACGGTTACACGCTAAAGCTTGAATTAGCAAAATAGCTTCAGGGGCGTATTCTCATACGCCCCTTTAATTTTGCAAAAATAGTAGCGTTGAGAGCGGCAATAATATTGCGATCGCAGATTATGCCATTTTGACTTTTAGATTTTCACCCCTTGGATTTTGGGGCAGAGATAGTTTTGAAAGGTTTACCGTGACACTACTAAAACAAAATGAATTACCCCGCCTCCTATCAGGCTCGACGCGAATAGCAACAAAAGTAATTAAAAAAAGCTAATTAAAATAATAACTACAATTTTTAAATTTTCTTATTCTTAATAACTTTTTGGCCATTAGCCATGAAAAAATAACGGCTTTGACGGATAGGAATTGCAATAATAAACTCCGTCCCGCTACCCAAAGAAGAAACACACTGTAGCGAACCGCAGTGTTTTTCTACAATGATTTGGTAGCTAATGGACAAACCAAGGCCAGTACCTTTGCCGACAGGTTTTGTTGTAAAGAAAGGGTCAAAGAGCTTGCTGCGTACTTCCTCAGTCATCCCCACGCCATTATCTGCAATCCGAATTACCACTTGATTGCTATGTCCCAACTCTGTAGAAATACAAATCTGGGGATTTTTAATTGGGCGTTTTTGATTGGGGATTGCGGCTTCTTCGTCTCTACCAAACTCCCCTACTGCTTCCATAGCATCAATAGCATTACTCAGGATGTTCATAAACACCTGATTGAGTTGACCAGCATAGCATTCTACTGGAGGCAGTTGACTATAGGCTTTAACTACCTGAATTTCCGGACGTTTAGTCTGCACTTTCAGCCGACTTTGTAAAATCATCAGCGTACTGTCTATGCCTTCGTGGATATTGACTTGCTTCATATCCGCTTCATCGAGGCGGGAGAAGTTTCGCAAGCTGAGGACGATATCGCGGATGCGTTGCGCTCCTGCTTCCATTGAAGACAGGAGCTTGGGCAGGTCTTCCTTAAGAAAATCTAGCTCAATTGATTTTATTTCCTTCTGGATTTCCGGGGTGGAATTGGGATATTGGTGTTGAAATAGTTGTATCAGGCGCAACAAATCTTCGGCGTATTCCCTAGCGGGAATGAGATTACCATAAATGAAGCTGACGGGGTTGTTAATTTCGTGGGCGACACCTGCTACTAGCTGACCCAAACTAGACATTTTTTCAGTTTGAATAAGTTGAGCTTGGGTTTGTTGCAATTCGCGCAAAGTAACTTCTAGAACCGTTGCCTTTTCTCTCAATTGTGCTTCTGATTTTTGCAAAGCTATTTCTGCTTGTTTGCGTTGCGTAGCCGCCGCCACGGCATCGCTTATGTCGCGCACAATTACTAAAGCTTCCCCTTCACCGCTAACTGCGTATCTCGCTTCGTAATCGTGAACCTTGTTGTCTAGCGCGTGCATCTCATACTCATAAAGTTGAGGTTCGCCTGTAGCGATCGCTCTCCGGACTTTCTGCATCGTAGCCCCAGCCAACTCTGGGGGCATTATTTCCTCCACTTTTTTGCCCAAAAACGCGCTGGGAGACATGGAGAGAGCATCTTCTCTGGGTGCGTGGAAGTCCAAAAATGTACCATCTGAGCTGATGCGAAACAACATATCTGGGAGTGCAGCGATCAAAGCACGGTTTCTAGCTTCGCTTGCTTGCAATGCCTGCTCTGCTTGCACGCGGTTGGTGATGTTACTAGACGTACCAACTAGCCGATATATTCTCCCAGAGGGATCGTGTAAAGGCGTTATTGCTGCCAGCCACCAATGCGCCACTTGATCGATATTCAGCGAGTGTTCGTAGTAAATCGTTGTTCCCGCACGAACGCACTCAGTATATCGCTGACGCAACGCAGCAGCTTTAGGGGGAAGGAACACTTCCTCTGGTGTTTTACCCCGCATTTCGTCTGCCTTTTTGCCTAAAACTCTTTCAGCAGTCGGATTAAAACTTGCATAACGAAATTCGCCATTTTCTAGTACATCTAGAACAAAAATTGCATCGTCTACGCCATCGTAAATGCTGCGTAAAAACTCCTCCTGCTCCCGCAAAGCTTCCTCTGCGCGTTTGCGATCGCTAATTTCAATTACGACAGCACCAAGGCCAATGGGGAAGGCATCTTTCCCAAATAGGGGAAAATAAGAAGCCACCCAATGTTGCAAAATACCTGGCTCTTTTGGCCTCTCTCCACTGATCTCGACGTTAAGAAGCGGTTCACCAGTAGTTAAAATCCCCTGATAGATAGGCTCCAATATTGGAGCCATTTCAGGCACTATTTCTCTTATATTTTTGCCGATATGAGCTGCGACTGGCTGCCCATTGATTTCTGCTAGAGCTTCATTAATCTGCACAAATCTCAAAGCATTGTCCATGATTACGAGGCCAATTGGCGCTGCGGAGAAAAATGCATCAAATAGAGCTTTCTGCAAGGCAAATTCTTTTTCTCTTTCCTTGCGATCGCTAATTTCAACGATGACTCCGCCTATCCCAAAAACCAATCCATCTTCCCCAATTAAAGGAAAATAAGATTCTATCCAATGTCTGATTACACCCGGACTTGCAGTTATTTCACCCGACACTTCAACATTTAAAAACGATTCTCCTGTAGCCAATATCTGCTGCCACATCGGCTCCAAAGTTTTGGCCAAATCGGGTTGAATTTCCGCAATAGTTTTTCCTAAATGCTCTTGTACAGATAGGCCGCTCATATCTGCTAAGGCTTGATTGATTTGCACAACCTTCAATTCGTTATCTATAATTACGATGCCAGCTGGCGCACCCTTTAAAAAGTCATCAAACAACCTTTTCTGAAATGCTAATTCTTTTTCTAGCGCCTGGCGATCGCGGATTTCCTGTTGAAGTTGTTCGTGCGCTTTTTCAAGTTCAGCCGTCTTCTGCGATAACAAATCTTCTAGACGTTTCTGATACTGCCGCAAATCTAACTCGTCTTCTTCGCATGACATTAGCTCTTCATAAGTTCCCAGGATACCAACGATATTCCCATTCCCGTCGTGGAGCGGAATTTTTGTAATGTCCAACCTCGTACCATCAGCTTGGAGGTGGGGTTCGATGATGTGGTGTTCTGTCATATCCATCTCCAAAACGCGGCGATCGCAATCTCTGAAAAATTCCGCCTCCTGCTGAAACCATGCCAAGTCGTAGTCTGTCTTACCAACAATATCGGCTGGCTTGCTAATCCCTGCTACTCTTGCAAAATTTTGATTGCAACCTTGGTAAACAAAATTTCTATCTTTCCAGAAAATGGATTGGGGAAGGTTATCTATTGCCAAATGCAGCAATTTTTCCGATTCTTGCAATGCTAACTCAGCTTGCTTGCGCTGGGTGACATTCTGCGTAACCATAACGATGCCGCCAATTTCACCTCTACTTTTGTCCTCCCCACCCGCCTCAATCTCGCCGCAACGGGGGAACTCCAAAGCAGGATTTTTGTTTTCCGGGGAAAAATTTGTCGGTTGATGCCACCAAGGACGCACTTCCCATTCCACCCAGCCAATAGTACCGTCAGCGCCTATTAAAGGTTCTGCGTCGCACTTTTCCACTGCACCCGCCATACAGCGTTGGTGAATTTCTTTCCATCTATCGGCAAAGTCGGGAAACAGTTCGTAATGGCAGCAACCTATAATATCTTGGTCGTTTAAACTATAGTCTATTAGCCACTGGCGACTGGTTATCAAGTAACGCATATCGCGGTCGAATATAGCGATCGCGCCTGGAGTATGTTCGACCATTAGCTGAAGCAGAGCCGAAGTTTCCGGGTAAGACATATTTAAAAAACCTACCGCTTTTGAACGTTTTAAAACGCTCAAAATTAGATCAATTTATAGAGATATATACCACTGATTTGTAAAGCTAGATAGGGAGAAAATACTTATTTTTTAACTAACAACACGTTATACCGCATAAGCTAGCTATACCAGCCATAAAAATAACGCGCTCGCCCCTTCTCCCTTTCCCCATTCTTTCTAAAACTAAATTAACCGCCGCTAATTTTGGCTTTGTACCCTAATTGAGCCAAAATCTGCACGAGCTTCTGTGTATGATCGCCCTGAATTTCAATACTATCTTCTTTAACAGTCCCGCCTGTGCCGCACTGAGCTTTCAACTGTTTAGTTAGGGCTTCCAAAGTTTCTGGCTTAACCTGAAACCCAGTAATAACCGTCACGGTTTTGCCCTTGCGTCCCTTGCGAGAAGCTTGCACCCTAATATTTTGTTGATTTGGCGGTAGTTCCGCATGGGGTCGTTCTATAGCGGCTGAGTTGTCGTTGTTGCCAAATTCGCGGTAGACAAACTTACCGCCTGTAGATGCGTTGGATTCAGGAGATTTGCGCTTATTTGCAGACATAACAGGGTAAAGGAAAAACTAGGTTGAGGGGCGATCGCGAACCGTGCATTTTGCAACACATTCTCCCTCTATCTTAAGAGGGATGAGATATTGTAATGCCTTTTATAAAAAATATCCGACTAAAGATAGTGTGTACATTGATACAAAGAAGCCTAACCTAAAGCATAACAGCTTGCTTTGTTGAGGAAATAATAATGGATAATAAAACTGCTGCTGGCAACGAAACAAATACCGAGCGGCCAGAGGATTCAGCGCCTAAGTATGACCCGCATATGGTTCCTGCTGAAACAGCAGCCCGTCAGGAGCGTGAAGGTGATAGATTCATGCATACACCCTCACAAGAACAAGATCAAAACCAAGAACTTTACGGGAAGGCAGATGCCCAACCCATTAACACTACAGAAGGCTACACCGTAGACAAAGAGGGCCTGATCAATAACTACGCTATTGAACCCGAAATGTATATCAACGAGCCTGGAGACTTGAGGGAAAAAGAAGCACAGGAGGCGGCTGAACGCGCCCAAGAATTAACAAACGTGAATGACGATGAAGAAGGAAAGCTGACAATGGAAGGCGATCGCCGTCCCAAGGGGCCAGGAATTATCTAGCCTAAAGTGCTGCAATGCAAGCATACTACTGTGCCCATATCTGTAAAAGAGTAGATAGATGCTATGCATTCACAAAATTCAAAGTTTTTGCAAAATGTGCATAA is a genomic window containing:
- a CDS encoding NAD(P)H-quinone oxidoreductase subunit 4, producing MSHFPWLTTIILFPLLASFAIPVIPDKDGKTVRWYALGVGLVDFALIIYTFWSHYDLQTSTFQLVESYPWVPQLGLNWSLAVDGLSMPLIVLTGLVTTLATFSAWNVTRKPRLFYFLMLVMYSAQIGVFAAQDLLLFFIMWELELVPVYLLISIWGGQKRLYAATKFILYTAAASVFILVAGLALAFYGDTVTFDMATLAQKHYPLALELLAYAGFLIAFGVKLPIFPLHTWLPDAHGEASAPVSMILAGVLLKMGGYALIRMNIEMLPNAHLYFAPVLAILGVVNIIYGALTAFAQQNMKRRLAYSSISHMGFVLLGIAAYTELGMNGAVLQMVSHGLIAAALFFLSGVTYDRTHTLVMEEMGGMAKSMPKTFALFTAGSMASLALPGMSGFVGELTIFLGFSTSDAYSSTFKFVVVLLAAVGLILTPVYLLDMLRQVFYGQENLQWTIEPWRDAKPREVFITLCLLIPIIGIGFYPKVATQTYDVKTVEVAAHLRNSLPLVAQKQSLLYSRNLVAPKLPNSNPQGLVSMVEQTTVTR
- a CDS encoding translation initiation factor — its product is MSANKRKSPESNASTGGKFVYREFGNNDNSAAIERPHAELPPNQQNIRVQASRKGRKGKTVTVITGFQVKPETLEALTKQLKAQCGTGGTVKEDSIEIQGDHTQKLVQILAQLGYKAKISGG
- a CDS encoding PAS domain-containing protein is translated as MSYPETSALLQLMVEHTPGAIAIFDRDMRYLITSRQWLIDYSLNDQDIIGCCHYELFPDFADRWKEIHQRCMAGAVEKCDAEPLIGADGTIGWVEWEVRPWWHQPTNFSPENKNPALEFPRCGEIEAGGEDKSRGEIGGIVMVTQNVTQRKQAELALQESEKLLHLAIDNLPQSIFWKDRNFVYQGCNQNFARVAGISKPADIVGKTDYDLAWFQQEAEFFRDCDRRVLEMDMTEHHIIEPHLQADGTRLDITKIPLHDGNGNIVGILGTYEELMSCEEDELDLRQYQKRLEDLLSQKTAELEKAHEQLQQEIRDRQALEKELAFQKRLFDDFLKGAPAGIVIIDNELKVVQINQALADMSGLSVQEHLGKTIAEIQPDLAKTLEPMWQQILATGESFLNVEVSGEITASPGVIRHWIESYFPLIGEDGLVFGIGGVIVEISDRKEREKEFALQKALFDAFFSAAPIGLVIMDNALRFVQINEALAEINGQPVAAHIGKNIREIVPEMAPILEPIYQGILTTGEPLLNVEISGERPKEPGILQHWVASYFPLFGKDAFPIGLGAVVIEISDRKRAEEALREQEEFLRSIYDGVDDAIFVLDVLENGEFRYASFNPTAERVLGKKADEMRGKTPEEVFLPPKAAALRQRYTECVRAGTTIYYEHSLNIDQVAHWWLAAITPLHDPSGRIYRLVGTSSNITNRVQAEQALQASEARNRALIAALPDMLFRISSDGTFLDFHAPREDALSMSPSAFLGKKVEEIMPPELAGATMQKVRRAIATGEPQLYEYEMHALDNKVHDYEARYAVSGEGEALVIVRDISDAVAAATQRKQAEIALQKSEAQLREKATVLEVTLRELQQTQAQLIQTEKMSSLGQLVAGVAHEINNPVSFIYGNLIPAREYAEDLLRLIQLFQHQYPNSTPEIQKEIKSIELDFLKEDLPKLLSSMEAGAQRIRDIVLSLRNFSRLDEADMKQVNIHEGIDSTLMILQSRLKVQTKRPEIQVVKAYSQLPPVECYAGQLNQVFMNILSNAIDAMEAVGEFGRDEEAAIPNQKRPIKNPQICISTELGHSNQVVIRIADNGVGMTEEVRSKLFDPFFTTKPVGKGTGLGLSISYQIIVEKHCGSLQCVSSLGSGTEFIIAIPIRQSRYFFMANGQKVIKNKKI